The following DNA comes from Campylobacter concisus ATCC 51562.
AGATCAGACACTTTTGTATGATAGAAAATTTGCTCTTAAAACAAGGCGGTAGATACGGCGAACTAAGTGTGCATGATGGCCTATTTATCGCACTTCAAAAGACTTCAGATAGTCTAACTAGCCGTATGGCGCTACTGCCACGATATATGGAGGCAAACGGCCTTGATGCAAACGCTCATATTATAAAAAGGCTCGAAGGTGAGGGCGGAAACGAAGAGCTCATTGAGTGCCTAAAAGTCATCTTAAAGGAGGAGGTCTCTCATGTTTATAAAGGCGATAAGTGGTTTAAATTTGCTTGTAAAAAAGAGGGTATTGATGAAAATAGTTACTTTGACATTATCTTAAGTTTGTATCCAAATTCATTTAAAAATGTTAGAGAGATCAATGAGCAAGATCGCTTAAAAGCTGGATTTAGCAAAGAAGAGCTTTGCTTGATAAAGAATTTCTCAAAGGAGAGATAGTGAGTAAAATTTATTTCATAAGACATTCAAAAGCGGTTGATGAGAATAAGGACGGAGCTAAAGATGCCTTAAGGGAGCTTAGTCAAAAAGGC
Coding sequences within:
- a CDS encoding ferritin-like domain-containing protein, translated to MNFFDEIWEILNEGDIGLKFLKFELFYEKFKRDFNINFCESSKPNELITPSYAKFCEVVSMKELNKKVKPKDKNLNFIHSVAHIEFSAIDIALDACYRFRNLPREFYEDWLEVAEDEIRHFCMIENLLLKQGGRYGELSVHDGLFIALQKTSDSLTSRMALLPRYMEANGLDANAHIIKRLEGEGGNEELIECLKVILKEEVSHVYKGDKWFKFACKKEGIDENSYFDIILSLYPNSFKNVREINEQDRLKAGFSKEELCLIKNFSKER